The proteins below are encoded in one region of Doryrhamphus excisus isolate RoL2022-K1 chromosome 4, RoL_Dexc_1.0, whole genome shotgun sequence:
- the prodhb gene encoding proline dehydrogenase 1, mitochondrial isoform X1: protein MLPAAALTRARAQVPIRRIFSSLRPRPAAANQVHTQVDLGGDDAATRSGGSGQASEGTFVDFDHPREAYRSKDSLEILRSLVVLKMCSYDFLVDKNQEVMDFGKKVLGQKAFDQLMKMTFYGQFVAGEDHKAIRPLIQKNLAFGVGSVLDYSVEEDISISQGEAQQKTMRSSASGQQRGGKVLLSSSGNDCNEEFGGSNTYFYADESKCDQHMETFIKCIQASGGSSIDGFSAIKMTALGRPQLLLQYSEILVKWRRFFSFLASKQGQDGVDILEQKLDLRQLQEFLNRLGEKDYYSVFAERRKEPSGTIDLIDWNSLLDDRTNLSEILVVPNVKLGELEPLLKDFSAEEEGQMKRILQRMDVLAKHALENGVRLMVDAEQTYMQPAISRLTLEMQRIYNKDKPVIFNTYQCYLKEAYDNVTLDVEVSRREGWHFAAKLVRGAYMHQERQRALEFGYEDPINPDYASTNTMYHRCLDSVLDEIALHRNANVMVATHNENTVKHTLMRMNELALLPRENKIFFGQLLGMCDQISFPLGQAGFPVYKYVPYGPVNEVMPYLTRRAQENRGFMKGAQKERELLWKELKRRIASRELLYRPLY, encoded by the exons ATGTTACCGGCAGCAGCCCTCACACGGGCCCGGGCCCAAGTGCCTATCAGGCGGATATTCTCGAGCCTACGACCGCGGCCAGCAGCAGCTAACCAAGTCCACACGCAGGTTGACTTAGGCGGTGATGACGCAGCAACACGGTCCGGTGGTTCGGGACAGGCCAGTGAGGGAACCTTCGTGGACTTTGACCATCCCAGAGAGGCTTATAGGAGTAAGGATTCATTGGAGATACTCAGGAGTTTGGTGGTTCTGAAGATGTGCTCCTACGACTTCCTGGTTGATAAGAACCAAGAG GTAATGGATTTTGGGAAGAAGGTGCTGGGTCAGAAAgcctttgatcagctgatgaaaatgacattttacgGCCAGTTCGTAGCCGGCGAGGACCACAAAGCCATCAGGCCACTGATCCAGAAGAACCTTGCTTTTGGTGTGGGGTCTGTGCTGGACTACAGTGTGGAGGAGGACATCAGCATCAGCCAGGGAGAGGCTCAGCAGAAAACAATGCG CTCAAGTGCATCTGGTCAACAGAGAGGGGGAAAAG ttttgttgtcatcatcagGTAACGACTGCAATGAGGAATTCGGTGGATCCAATACGTATTTCTATGCAGATGAGAGCAAATGCGACCAACATATGGAAACGTTCATTAAATGTATCCAAGCATCTG GTGGCAGTTCAATAGACGGCTTCTCCGCCATCAAAATGACCGCTCTGGGACGACCACAGTTGCTG CTCCAGTACTCTGAGATCTTGGTGAAATGGCGACGTTTTTTTAGCTTCCTGGCATCCAAGCAAGGTCAAGATGGTGTTGACATCTTGGAGCAGAAGCTAGACCTGAGACAGTTGCAG GAATTTTTAAACCGACTGGGTGAAAAAGACTATTACAGTGTGTTTGCTGAAAGGAGAAAGGAACCTTCAGG aACTATTGACCTCATCGACTGGAACAGCCTCTTAGATGATAGAACAAACCTTTCAGAAATCCTTGTTGTCCCAAATGTTAAG CTtggtgagctggagcctctGCTGAAAGATTTCAGTGCAGAGGAGGAGGGACAAATGAAGAGGATATTGCAGCGTATGGACGTTTTAGCAAAG CATGCCTTAGAGAATGGCGTTCGCTTAATGGTGGATGCAGAGCAGACCTACATGCAGCCGGCCATCAGCAGACTGACTCTCGAGATGCAGAGAATTTATAATAAAGACAAGCCGGTCATCTTCAATACATACCAATGCTACCTAAAG GAGGCTTATGATAACGTAACTTTAGATGTTGAAGTATCTCGGCGTGAGGGCTGGCACTTTGCTGCCAAATTGGTACGGGGTGCCTACATGCATCAGGAGCGGCAAAGGGCCTTAGAGTTTGGTTACGAGGACCCCATTAACCCTGACTATGCGTCTACCAACACAATGTACCACAG ATGTTTAGATTCCGTGCTGGATGAGATTGCGCTTCACCGCAATGCCAATGTTATGGTTGCAACGCATAATGAGAACACAGTGAAACACACATTGATGAG AATGAACGAGCTGGCTCTACTGCCCAGAGAGAACAAAATTTTCTTTGGCCAACTACTGGGCATGTGTGACCAGATCAGCTTCCCACTGG GTCAAGCCGGCTTTCCTGTCTACAAGTACGTCCCTTATGGCCCAGTGAACGAGGTGATGCCCTACCTAACTCGGAGAGCCCAGGAGAACCGAGGCTTTATGAAGGGCGCCCAAAAGGAGAGGGAGCTGTTGTGGAAGGAGCTGAAACGTAGAATCGCCTCCCGAGAGCTTCTCTATAGGCCGCTATATTGA
- the prodhb gene encoding proline dehydrogenase 1, mitochondrial isoform X2, which yields MLPAAALTRARAQVPIRRIFSSLRPRPAAANQVHTQVDLGGDDAATRSGGSGQASEGTFVDFDHPREAYRSKDSLEILRSLVVLKMCSYDFLVDKNQEVMDFGKKVLGQKAFDQLMKMTFYGQFVAGEDHKAIRPLIQKNLAFGVGSVLDYSVEEDISISQGEAQQKTMRSSASGQQRGGKGNDCNEEFGGSNTYFYADESKCDQHMETFIKCIQASGGSSIDGFSAIKMTALGRPQLLLQYSEILVKWRRFFSFLASKQGQDGVDILEQKLDLRQLQEFLNRLGEKDYYSVFAERRKEPSGTIDLIDWNSLLDDRTNLSEILVVPNVKLGELEPLLKDFSAEEEGQMKRILQRMDVLAKHALENGVRLMVDAEQTYMQPAISRLTLEMQRIYNKDKPVIFNTYQCYLKEAYDNVTLDVEVSRREGWHFAAKLVRGAYMHQERQRALEFGYEDPINPDYASTNTMYHRCLDSVLDEIALHRNANVMVATHNENTVKHTLMRMNELALLPRENKIFFGQLLGMCDQISFPLGQAGFPVYKYVPYGPVNEVMPYLTRRAQENRGFMKGAQKERELLWKELKRRIASRELLYRPLY from the exons ATGTTACCGGCAGCAGCCCTCACACGGGCCCGGGCCCAAGTGCCTATCAGGCGGATATTCTCGAGCCTACGACCGCGGCCAGCAGCAGCTAACCAAGTCCACACGCAGGTTGACTTAGGCGGTGATGACGCAGCAACACGGTCCGGTGGTTCGGGACAGGCCAGTGAGGGAACCTTCGTGGACTTTGACCATCCCAGAGAGGCTTATAGGAGTAAGGATTCATTGGAGATACTCAGGAGTTTGGTGGTTCTGAAGATGTGCTCCTACGACTTCCTGGTTGATAAGAACCAAGAG GTAATGGATTTTGGGAAGAAGGTGCTGGGTCAGAAAgcctttgatcagctgatgaaaatgacattttacgGCCAGTTCGTAGCCGGCGAGGACCACAAAGCCATCAGGCCACTGATCCAGAAGAACCTTGCTTTTGGTGTGGGGTCTGTGCTGGACTACAGTGTGGAGGAGGACATCAGCATCAGCCAGGGAGAGGCTCAGCAGAAAACAATGCG CTCAAGTGCATCTGGTCAACAGAGAGGGGGAAAAG GTAACGACTGCAATGAGGAATTCGGTGGATCCAATACGTATTTCTATGCAGATGAGAGCAAATGCGACCAACATATGGAAACGTTCATTAAATGTATCCAAGCATCTG GTGGCAGTTCAATAGACGGCTTCTCCGCCATCAAAATGACCGCTCTGGGACGACCACAGTTGCTG CTCCAGTACTCTGAGATCTTGGTGAAATGGCGACGTTTTTTTAGCTTCCTGGCATCCAAGCAAGGTCAAGATGGTGTTGACATCTTGGAGCAGAAGCTAGACCTGAGACAGTTGCAG GAATTTTTAAACCGACTGGGTGAAAAAGACTATTACAGTGTGTTTGCTGAAAGGAGAAAGGAACCTTCAGG aACTATTGACCTCATCGACTGGAACAGCCTCTTAGATGATAGAACAAACCTTTCAGAAATCCTTGTTGTCCCAAATGTTAAG CTtggtgagctggagcctctGCTGAAAGATTTCAGTGCAGAGGAGGAGGGACAAATGAAGAGGATATTGCAGCGTATGGACGTTTTAGCAAAG CATGCCTTAGAGAATGGCGTTCGCTTAATGGTGGATGCAGAGCAGACCTACATGCAGCCGGCCATCAGCAGACTGACTCTCGAGATGCAGAGAATTTATAATAAAGACAAGCCGGTCATCTTCAATACATACCAATGCTACCTAAAG GAGGCTTATGATAACGTAACTTTAGATGTTGAAGTATCTCGGCGTGAGGGCTGGCACTTTGCTGCCAAATTGGTACGGGGTGCCTACATGCATCAGGAGCGGCAAAGGGCCTTAGAGTTTGGTTACGAGGACCCCATTAACCCTGACTATGCGTCTACCAACACAATGTACCACAG ATGTTTAGATTCCGTGCTGGATGAGATTGCGCTTCACCGCAATGCCAATGTTATGGTTGCAACGCATAATGAGAACACAGTGAAACACACATTGATGAG AATGAACGAGCTGGCTCTACTGCCCAGAGAGAACAAAATTTTCTTTGGCCAACTACTGGGCATGTGTGACCAGATCAGCTTCCCACTGG GTCAAGCCGGCTTTCCTGTCTACAAGTACGTCCCTTATGGCCCAGTGAACGAGGTGATGCCCTACCTAACTCGGAGAGCCCAGGAGAACCGAGGCTTTATGAAGGGCGCCCAAAAGGAGAGGGAGCTGTTGTGGAAGGAGCTGAAACGTAGAATCGCCTCCCGAGAGCTTCTCTATAGGCCGCTATATTGA